One window of Aliarcobacter lanthieri genomic DNA carries:
- a CDS encoding ABC transporter substrate-binding protein translates to MRRYFFKITFLIAIIASNAFALKEDEIEEEMTKRINSVLVVLKNKDINFEEKKKEIINIVDDAFDFELMAKIALGKDAWESINEVQQDEFVEVFEDKLKKSYSEKLELYNDQQVKILSLEPYNKTRLQLKTQLLGKEGNYDVNYNFYKKNGEWYIYDIDLVGVSIIQTYRQQFAGLLKEKSFNDMFEQFKNQ, encoded by the coding sequence ATGAGAAGGTATTTTTTTAAAATTACATTTCTAATTGCTATTATTGCATCAAATGCTTTTGCTTTAAAAGAAGATGAAATAGAAGAAGAGATGACAAAAAGAATAAATAGTGTTTTAGTGGTATTAAAAAATAAAGATATAAACTTTGAAGAAAAGAAAAAAGAGATTATAAATATAGTTGATGATGCTTTTGATTTTGAACTTATGGCAAAAATAGCTTTAGGTAAAGATGCTTGGGAAAGTATAAATGAAGTTCAACAAGATGAATTTGTAGAAGTTTTTGAAGATAAATTAAAAAAATCTTATAGTGAAAAATTAGAACTTTATAATGATCAACAAGTAAAAATATTGTCTTTAGAGCCTTATAATAAAACTCGTCTTCAATTAAAAACTCAACTTTTAGGAAAAGAAGGAAATTATGATGTAAATTATAATTTCTATAAAAAAAATGGAGAATGGTATATCTATGATATTGATTTAGTTGGTGTAAGTATTATTCAAACATATAGGCAACAGTTTGCAGGATTATTAAAAGAGAAATCTTTTAATGATATGTTCGAACAGTTTAAAAATCAATAA
- a CDS encoding MlaA family lipoprotein, with protein sequence MKKLIFIMFFALLCFANEPQENDSFDDFDSEFSSKTEEVFDPLSAYNRAMTSFNDGFYSYVLAPVSKGYATVMPKTARTGINNFFTNLMFPVRFLNNILQFKFQNASEEVGRFFINTIWGIAGFMDPATDVIGMKLHRADFGQTLGKWGIGDGFPVVLPLLGPSNLRDMVGLTGDLIVLPTSQLGHNTFDYKIPQNSLQEFAIDSLYKVNEYSFHPDFYETIKKDALDLYPYLRDIYKQKRTKEIEE encoded by the coding sequence ATGAAAAAACTAATTTTTATAATGTTTTTTGCACTGTTATGTTTTGCAAATGAGCCTCAAGAGAATGACTCTTTTGATGATTTTGATTCAGAATTTTCTTCAAAAACTGAAGAAGTTTTTGATCCATTAAGTGCTTATAATAGAGCTATGACATCATTTAATGATGGATTTTATTCTTATGTATTGGCTCCTGTTTCAAAAGGTTACGCAACAGTTATGCCCAAAACAGCAAGAACAGGAATAAATAATTTTTTTACAAACTTAATGTTTCCTGTAAGATTTTTAAATAATATTTTACAATTTAAGTTTCAAAATGCTTCTGAGGAAGTTGGAAGATTTTTTATAAATACTATTTGGGGGATTGCTGGTTTTATGGATCCTGCTACAGATGTTATTGGTATGAAGCTTCATAGAGCAGATTTTGGACAAACATTAGGGAAATGGGGAATTGGAGATGGCTTTCCAGTAGTTCTACCATTATTAGGACCTTCTAATTTAAGAGATATGGTTGGATTAACTGGAGATTTAATTGTATTACCTACTAGCCAATTAGGACATAATACTTTTGATTACAAAATTCCACAAAATAGTCTCCAAGAATTTGCGATTGATAGTTTATATAAAGTAAATGAATACTCTTTCCATCCAGATTTTTATGAAACAATCAAAAAAGATGCTTTAGATTTATATCCATATTTAAGAGATATTTATAAGCAAAAAAGAACTAAAGAGATAGAGGAGTAG
- a CDS encoding YebC/PmpR family DNA-binding transcriptional regulator gives MGRAFEYRKAAKMKRWGNMSRIFPKLARAIEVAAKSGVPDPEMNSALRTAILNAKAENMPKANIDAAIKRATGKDAANFSEVNFEGKGPHGVLIFVETATDNNTRTVANIKMYFNKTSGQVVPTGSLEFFFDRKAIFEFNKPENYELEELELELIDAGLEELEEEEGLCLAYANYTDFGNMNSKFEELGIALTKAELKRIPNNPQEFTEEQQEDIGKLIEKLEDDDDVQAVYTNIA, from the coding sequence ATGGGTAGAGCCTTTGAATATAGAAAAGCAGCTAAAATGAAAAGATGGGGAAATATGTCAAGAATATTCCCTAAATTAGCAAGAGCAATAGAAGTAGCAGCAAAATCAGGAGTTCCAGATCCAGAAATGAATTCAGCTTTAAGAACAGCTATTTTAAATGCAAAAGCTGAAAATATGCCAAAAGCAAATATTGATGCGGCTATAAAAAGAGCAACAGGTAAAGATGCGGCAAACTTTAGTGAAGTAAACTTTGAAGGAAAAGGTCCTCATGGAGTTTTGATTTTTGTTGAAACAGCAACAGATAATAATACAAGAACAGTAGCAAATATAAAAATGTATTTTAATAAAACTAGTGGACAAGTAGTACCAACTGGCTCTTTAGAATTTTTCTTTGATAGAAAAGCTATTTTTGAGTTTAATAAACCAGAAAATTATGAACTTGAAGAGTTAGAACTAGAACTTATTGATGCTGGGCTTGAAGAACTTGAGGAAGAAGAAGGTTTATGTTTAGCTTATGCAAATTATACTGATTTTGGAAATATGAATAGTAAATTTGAAGAGTTAGGAATAGCTTTGACAAAAGCTGAATTAAAAAGAATTCCAAATAATCCACAAGAATTTACAGAAGAACAACAAGAAGATATAGGAAAATTAATAGAAAAGCTTGAAGATGATGATGATGTTCAAGCTGTTTATACAAATATAGCTTAA
- a CDS encoding OmpA family protein: MDDLNKLKALLLKEELETLQKINIQIQDLNYEVNNQDIIVEKISPLISQILEKNYTSDKNLLDKALSPLVESLIDRNFEQSKDKVVSQMAPIITTAIGKSIKSHKNEVVDTLYPVVGNMISKYVSKTFEEMIESINYQVKQALTFKSITRKIKAKFQGVSEAELLLKDSAIANIKAVFFIHKETGIVLANVQRDENKINEPEMVASMLTAIRSFINDWVDKNDKHHEVNTIEYGGSKIVLETTGHSYLAVIVDGVVSKETIKTIQNILGKLVSKYGNKIRDFDGNLSNLPINKFEDIIKTLINNNTNIKKEKESIHPLLYIVPILFFSWIGYLIYNSIIDSNIEKKANEILYKNPELTIYRLEANVKNRDIFINGVVPNSFYKDIAYNSLKNLENISNLENNIQVIDYINNPKDIYDKITYLRMALNQKDGNKIEYTYDYPTLKVTGSVISKNEKKYVESQFALVEGLEKLEFDIKIVPPEITDVIHFDLNSAEILPNQEYKLINIINLLHKLDDDLVLEVYGFRDYTGSVARNEILVNQRATNVMKYLKVKGNVSQKLVNLGRNEIPEGIEEEYFEQGRRVIFKWKEK; this comes from the coding sequence ATGGATGATCTAAATAAACTTAAAGCTCTTCTTTTAAAAGAAGAACTAGAAACATTACAAAAGATTAATATTCAAATACAAGATTTGAATTATGAAGTAAATAATCAAGATATTATAGTAGAAAAGATCTCTCCATTAATTTCACAAATTTTAGAAAAAAATTATACAAGTGATAAAAATTTATTAGATAAGGCTCTTTCACCATTAGTAGAATCTCTTATTGATAGAAATTTTGAACAATCAAAAGATAAAGTTGTAAGTCAGATGGCTCCTATTATTACAACTGCTATTGGTAAAAGTATAAAATCTCATAAAAATGAAGTTGTTGATACTTTATATCCAGTTGTAGGTAATATGATAAGTAAATATGTATCAAAAACTTTTGAAGAGATGATAGAATCTATAAATTATCAAGTAAAACAAGCTCTTACTTTTAAATCAATAACAAGAAAAATCAAAGCTAAATTTCAAGGTGTTAGTGAAGCAGAACTTTTATTAAAAGATAGTGCTATTGCAAATATAAAAGCAGTTTTTTTCATACATAAAGAAACAGGTATAGTTTTAGCAAATGTTCAAAGAGATGAAAATAAGATAAATGAGCCTGAAATGGTAGCCTCTATGCTTACAGCTATTAGAAGTTTTATAAATGATTGGGTTGATAAAAATGATAAACATCATGAAGTGAATACAATAGAATATGGTGGAAGCAAAATAGTTTTAGAAACAACTGGTCATAGTTATTTAGCAGTTATTGTAGATGGTGTTGTATCAAAAGAAACAATAAAAACTATACAAAATATTTTAGGAAAATTAGTATCAAAATATGGAAATAAAATAAGAGATTTTGATGGTAATTTATCTAACTTACCTATTAACAAATTTGAAGATATTATTAAAACTTTAATAAACAATAATACCAATATTAAAAAAGAAAAAGAGAGTATTCATCCTCTTTTATATATTGTACCAATTTTATTTTTTTCTTGGATTGGATATTTAATTTATAATTCTATAATTGATAGTAACATTGAAAAAAAAGCAAATGAAATTTTATATAAAAATCCAGAATTAACTATTTATAGGTTAGAAGCTAATGTCAAGAATAGGGATATTTTTATAAATGGAGTTGTTCCTAACTCTTTTTATAAAGATATTGCATATAATTCTTTGAAAAACTTAGAAAATATAAGTAATTTAGAAAATAATATTCAAGTTATCGATTATATAAACAATCCAAAAGATATTTATGATAAAATAACATATTTAAGAATGGCATTAAATCAAAAAGATGGAAATAAAATAGAGTACACATATGATTATCCAACTCTTAAAGTTACAGGTTCTGTTATTAGTAAAAATGAAAAAAAGTATGTTGAAAGTCAATTCGCATTGGTAGAAGGCTTAGAAAAACTAGAGTTTGATATAAAAATAGTACCACCAGAGATTACTGATGTGATACATTTTGATTTGAATTCAGCTGAAATTTTACCAAATCAAGAGTATAAACTTATAAATATAATTAATTTATTACATAAATTAGATGATGATTTAGTTTTAGAAGTTTATGGATTTAGAGATTATACAGGTTCAGTTGCAAGAAATGAAATTTTAGTTAATCAACGAGCCACAAATGTTATGAAATACTTAAAAGTAAAAGGGAATGTATCTCAAAAATTAGTTAATTTAGGTCGTAATGAAATTCCTGAAGGTATAGAAGAAGAGTATTTTGAACAAGGGCGAAGAGTTATTTTTAAATGGAAAGAAAAATAA
- a CDS encoding Rab family GTPase — MFSYKIVLVGDYATGKTSLIRRYIDNSFSDEYKSSIGVSISKKELNSIIDNVEHKSMMMIWDIEGKTDFQPIFAHHLMGSKAFIIVADLTRKESIESIKEHIIVCQKSVANAPIFIALNKSDLPYDEIDINNLKALSSNIIDIFKTSAKDETCVRDIFELLNLTIIKSMVK, encoded by the coding sequence ATGTTTAGTTATAAAATAGTTTTAGTTGGAGATTATGCTACAGGTAAAACAAGTTTAATTAGAAGATATATTGATAATAGCTTTAGTGATGAGTACAAAAGTAGTATTGGTGTAAGTATCTCTAAAAAAGAGCTAAATTCTATTATTGATAATGTAGAACATAAATCAATGATGATGATTTGGGATATTGAAGGAAAAACAGATTTTCAACCAATATTTGCACATCATCTTATGGGGTCAAAAGCCTTTATAATCGTTGCAGACTTAACAAGAAAAGAGAGTATTGAATCAATAAAAGAGCATATTATAGTTTGTCAGAAAAGTGTTGCAAATGCTCCTATCTTTATTGCTTTAAATAAAAGTGATTTACCTTATGATGAGATAGATATTAATAATTTAAAAGCATTGTCTTCAAATATTATAGATATTTTTAAAACTTCAGCAAAAGATGAAACTTGTGTAAGAGATATATTTGAACTTTTAAATTTAACTATTATAAAAAGTATGGTGAAGTAA